The genomic DNA CCACGCCTTTGACTGTGGATGGCAGGCTGGACGAAGCTTTCTGGCAAAGCGCACCTGCCATCACCGACTTCCATCAGGTGCTGCCCGAAGCCGGGACGCCCACGGCGGCCACGCGCGTGGTCATCGCCGTGGATGAGCGTTACTTTTATGTGGGCGCTGCGATGCTGGATCCGCCGGGATCCGCGAGGCTGTCGAACGTCAGTCGCCGCGATCATATCCCGGCCTCGGATGATACGCTGAGCCTGACTTTGGATCCCCTCGGCACACGGGCCCTGGGGCAGGTGTTCCAGGTGAATCCCGACTGTTCCACGAATGATGGCTTTTATAAGGAAGCCACGCTCGTGACCGACTACTCGGCTGATTTTGATTTTGAAGCCGCCTGCCATAAGACAGACGAAGGCTGGAGCGTGGAGCTGAAAATCCCTCTGGAGGAACTCCGCTTTGACCAAAACAGTCGAAAGCCATGGAATATCCTGGTGCAAAGACATTTCGTCCGGGACATGAGATACTCACTGGCCAATGCTCCCCTGCCCCGCGATCCACTTTGCCTTTTGTGCCTCGCACCTTCATTGGATAGACAGGAGGCCTTGCCCCCGCAAACATTCCTGCGCGTCACGCCTTATGCTCTTTGGCGGCATACAGACCAGGATACGGCGAGCCGTGGCGTCGACATCAAATACCGCCTGGATTCATCATCCTATGTGGACGCCACCATCAATCCCGATTTTTCCCAGGTGAATCTGGATGAGCCGCAGCTTTCCGCCAATACGCGCTTTGCGCTTTCCTCACCGGAAAACCGTCCCTTCTTCTTGGAAGGCGCCGATATTCTGGAAACGCCGCTGAAAACCATGAGCACGCGCTCGATCGTACAGCCGAGCTGGGGCATGAAATATACGCGGCGCCTGGACGGTCAGGACACCATGCTCCTGACCGGGGATGATCGCAGCGCGAATCGGATTCTGATTCCTGGGCCCTATCGTTCACGCTATCAAACGATCAACGCAAGACAGAAGTATTGGATCGGGAGCACGCAGTGGAAGAACGAGGACACTCAGTTTGGACTCAGTTACACGCATCGTTCTTATGACGAGCAGGGTTCCAATCAAACCCTGGGATTAACGGCCCTTCATCTTTTCAGCCGTGAAGATTCCCTGCGTTGGCAGGCCATCCTCAGTCGTTCCGATGACACCTGGAATCCTGAGCCCCACCATGAGTCGATAGGCAGCGCCGGCTTTCTCCTCTTCCAACATAAAGGCGAAGTCTGGCACAGCAGTCTGGAACTGAAATCCCTGGGCGCCGACTTCCGTTCGGACCTCGGCTTCAATCCGCGCAATGATTATCGGCTCGGCATACTCACGCAGAAGCTGCATCAGGATCTGGGGAGCACCCACATCGTTTATTATCTGCGCATGACGCAGAAAACCGAACTCTCCCAGCGGCCCATGCAGATTCAAAATGCCCCGGGCCTTACGCTGAGCGGCTGGCTCGGGGCCGAGCTGACTCTGGAAACAAGGCCGGAAACCCAAGAGCGAATTCGTGAGGACGGGGCCCTTCACCGCTACCAGCAGCATATGGCGAGTCTTGGTCTTTATCCTGGTTCGGTCGTGACCTGGGTCCAGTGTGATCTGACCTTTGGGGAACGCCTGGATGTGACCGATGATCGCGTGCGGCCTGGGCGCGCGGAATCCTGTGCAGTGCGACTGGCCTTAGGGCCCCGGATCGAATGGAATGCGAGCTTCAGCCAGGAAAAGCTTCTGACGGAAGATGCCTGGAATGACAAGGATCCCATCCTGGTCAATCGCGTCGCGCGGCATCTTCTTGTGTTTCCGCTCACCACGCGCTTTTCCCTGCGCTACATCCGGCAGGAGGAGCGCACGAAAAGGATGGAGGCAGCACGGGAGCATACGGAGATTGATTCTTTGAATCTTTCCTATGAAAATACCGAGACTTTGACGCTGCATGCCGGCGCGACCCATTCCAAGGGCGATGCTGCCACGCAGCGCGATTATTATCTGAAAGTGTCCGCCCGCCTTCCTTGACCTGCACGGCTTCCCGACACTGGGCGTCCCTTCGACAAAGAGTTTCGAATTCTTACCGCTTCTTACCGCTGGTCCTGAATTTGCACCTGAAGGGGCGTTGCAAGAAACTCTGCGAAATGTGGGACTGCCATGAAACAGCGTCGTTTTCCTTTGTCGATCCTCGTGCTGCTGCTTCTTTCGATCGCCATTATCCTATGGAAATCACCGCGTTCAGCCCGTATGGCCGCGATTGATAAAAGTCCCGAGGCCCCGGCGGCCCCAGCTGAAACACGGGATGGGGCGCCTGCGCCGGTTCCTCCCGTTGCCTATAGGAAAGCTGCGAAGATCGCGGACGAGGTCACCGACCTTCCTGATATTCAAGAGATCGCGGCCCTTGTGGAAAGCGTGAATCCCATGAAGGCTTCGGACCTTCAAGAGGCGGTCGCATCCCTGCGAAGCTATCCGCCGCCCGAGGTTACAGCTTATTTCATCAAGAGCTTGAAAGAGATCGGCAGCCAAAGACCTCATGAACGGGATCGCCTGATCATGGTCGCCAATAGCCTTCAATCGAAGACGGATCTTCCGTTTTGGGTTGACCTTGTGAAGCGGGAAACGCCCCGCTATGCAGACGAGGAAAAGCTTCGCAATCCTCAGCATCCGACTTTGGAATCGCGCTTTGTGGATATGGAGCAGCTCCAGGCCATTCGCAATATCGGTCTTCTGGCCCGTGACAATCGCGAGGCCCGTCGGGTTTTGATGGAAGTCATCCTGACTCCAAATCCCAGCATGCATAGGACTTTGCATCGGGAAGAGGCTTACCTCACCCTGAAGGAAGCCGACCTTGCGGCTTCGCTACGGGTGCTGAAGCAGCTGGCCGCGGAAGATGACCTTTTGAAACGCCTTTAAATAAAGCTTCGGAGCAGATCCATGAAGACTATCAGGATAGCAAGCATCCTTTGCGTTTACGTGATCGCAGCCGCCTGTCAGCAGTCGGAAGTCATAAGTCGACGTCAGGCCAGCAGCGGGTCGGCCCAGGCGGCCATACTCAATCAGGGACTTTCCCTTCAGATTCAGGATAATCAGCTTGATGCTTATGATTACACGTTTGGTTCACAGGCTCTTCAGATTCAAAAGCTCGAAGACAAAGGCTCCTCGAATCTTGAGATCACGCGAAAGGCTTTTGTGGCTTCGGGCCAGAGCCTGGGCGAAGGCAGCCAGGCGGCGCTGACCTCCCTTTGTCAAAACGTGGGTCTGAGTTCCGCTGCGGATAGTTATACAGAAGCCAGCAGTCTTCCTGCCGATGGTCGTCTGTATCTCCACTGGCGTTCGCATTATTCTTTGCAGCAAAAGCAGCAGCTGGGTGCTGTTCTTGAAGCGATCAAGGCGCCTGTGCGCTGCCTTATGAAAATCCAGTTAGGTGCCGAGAGCGACAATCAGTTTGCCTTTGTGAGTCTGGATCCGATTCCTGTGGAGCAGCAGAAACTCGCGGGCACGGCCAAGGTCCCTGATGCCGTCGAGGAAGGCCTGATGCTGATCGACGTGAATCCTGCGATCAATCTCAATCAGGGGCAGCTGATCCCGATCGAAGGCTCTGCAGAGATTAAACCCAAAATCGCCGCGATTCATAGTGGAGACATCCAGGCCCAGCTCAGTAAATATTCCGGCGCTGCCTGCCGGTATCATACTCTGAAAGGCCAGACCAAAGTCGGCAACCCGACCGCGCTTCGCTCCTATGAATATAGCGTGAGCAGCGCCAAACCCTATACTTTGGGCAGCGTTCGCCCGCAAAGCATCAGCGGCCGTAATCTTCCCGCCTGCAGCAAGGTCAAGACCGAGGTCATCGACCGCACCATTCAGGCGAACGTGGCCTGCGGTGATTATCGCAGCATTCAGGATGAAGGTTTGGAAGCCGGCTGTCAGTGGTCGGTGGAAGTCGTGAATGCGAACGATCCAGGAAACGTGCTGGGTTATAACATCAGCATGGAAAAAATCACCTTTGAATCTGTCGACGTCAGCACAACCGCAGGCGCCGCTAGCGTCATCCCCGAAGCGCCCAATAACCCTGTCCGCACGCGCAGCACGGTCTTCAATGGTTTCAGCGCAGGCCAGCTGACATCCATGGAACAGGCCTTCGATTTTTGGATCGGCGTCAGCCCTAAATCCTATGCGACCCACTTCGATAAATTCGTGACCCGCGTCAACTACCTTGGCCGCACCGGCCCTGACTGCAGCGTGCAGGGCGTGCTCGCCTATGTCGAGACCCTCACCTCCACCGAGATCTTCTGGTGTGAAGCCGCCGGCATGAGCGCCGCCGCCATCACCAATCAAAATTCACCGCTGCAGATCATGCTGATCGGCGTCACCGCCTTTCATGAAAACCTTCACACCCGCGGCCGCGAACATGACTTCGACGCGCCCCAGTATCAACCCTGTCTCGGCACCGCGGAATCCGCCCTGCTTTCCTTCGATGCACTGAAAACCTGTACCGATGATTACTGCCTCGCCTTCAAAGACTTCGCTTTGCAGGAATACAAGGCCGAACTCGATTACAGCCTGCAAGGCGACGCCCGCCGTTTCCAAGGCCAATGCCAGATCTGGAACAATGGGCTCGGCCTGAAAGCCACGGACTTCAGAACGTGATCAACTCCGAATAAAACTCGGAAACAGGACCATCACCAGCGCGAGCAGCACAAAAACCAAAGCCGGATAGAAGAGCATTTCCCCGACTCTCAGGATACGGTGGGCGGGGGTGCTGGCAAAGGCTGTGAACTGGTAGCGGGTGGTGGTGGGATCGCGGCTGACGCTGGCAAGTGTGAAGCTGCGAACGGATGAGCCGGGTATGGGGATCATCAGGCTTTGCTGCCAGGTTTTGCCGGAGTTTTTGGCTTTGACCTTTATTTTCTTTTGAAGCTGATCCTGGCCCTCGGGATCGCTGATCTGAATATCCAGTCGCATGGGACTGGGAGGACGACGGTCCCACTCCAAAGTCAGTGTGATGGGAATATCCCCGTCGGGTGCGGCGGGAATGATGAGCTGACCTGCGCCCATCTTTTGCGAAGACAGCTCGCCACTGGCCAGAATTTGAGGCGGCCTGCGCGGTATAAAGGACGCAGCCACAACACTCAGAAGAAGCAGAGGCAGTCCGAATCCCAGCAGTCTAAACCCACGATATCTCAGCTTTTTCTGCCAGTTCATCCCGACCCCTTGATCTACGTCATTAAGGCAAGTTCCTTCTTTTGAAGGCTCATTCCCTTTTTTTGCAATAAAGACCAAGGTCCTTCGTCTAACAAGGGAGCGGGCCAATTGGCTCCCAAGCGAGATAAAGAGGGCGACCTACCGGTGGCTTTGAGATTCAAAACCACCTGTTCCCCATACAACCAGATCACGATCTGGTCCCAGTCTTGAGAAAACTTTCCTTACTATCCTTTCCCCAATTTCTGCTTTCGCCCTAACTCTGCCCGCGCGCTTAGCGCACCATGTCGGCCACGGTCCGACACCATAGGTCCTCGGCATTCAAAGAAGGAATCAATTCCAGTTTTTCACCGCCGAGTTTCTGCCAATCTTCCACACCGCGCATACCAATTTCTTCCAGCGTTTCCAAACAGTCGGCAACAAAAGCCGGACACATCACAGCCAGACGCTTCACGCCCTGGGTCCGCAGCTCTTCAAAGACCTGATCGGTATAAGGCTTGATCCAGGGATCACGACCCAGGCGCGATTGGAAGGACGTGCTGTACGAACCTTCCTTCAGCCCCATGGCCTTCACCAAAGCCCGCGTCGTCGCATAGCACTGCGCCCGATAACAAAGACGATTATCCGCGCGCACCGAGGCGCAGCATTCACTATTGAACTGGCAGGTCCCGGGCTTGCGCACGGATTTGGTCATCTGTTTTTCCGGCAGACCATGATAGCTGAAGAGCACATGATCCGGCTTCAGGGCCTGAAGACGGGGCTGGGCCACGGCTGCAAACGAGGCGATAAAACCAGGATGATCATAAAAATCCGGCAGCACCTTCAAAGGCGGAAAGGCAAAATCCTTGCAGAGCGTTTCCATCACGACTTCAACCGACGATGCGACCGACGCGGCAGCATACTGCGGATAAAGCGGCAGCACGCGGAACTCCGCGACATCCGCATCACGCAGAACTTTGATCTGACTCGGAATGCTCGGCTCGCCATAACGCATCGCAGTCCGCACGACATAATTCGCACCGAGCAGAGCCTGCACCTTATTCTGCAGCTCCAGCCCATAATTCACCAAAGGCGAACCCGCCTGGGTCCAGATCTTTTGATAGGCATGGGCGGACTTGGGCGACCGAAAGGGAGCAATCACCCCGTTGACCAGAAGATAACGCGCAGGGGCCGCGATATCTATGACGCGGCGATCAATGAGAAACTCCCGCAGATATGTGGCGACAGCCGAGGATGTGGGTGCCGCGGGGCTGCCGAGATTGATAAGAAGAACTCCGATCCTGCTCATGAATACCTCGTATGGGAAAGGCGCATCAATACTTTGATATGCCAGGGTCGTCGCAGGCGACCAAGGCCTTTTTTAGGGTCGGTGTACATAAAGCCAGGCTTGCATGGTGAATTCGAATCCTGCTTGCGCCACGGACAGCCTTTCCGCACAATGAGCCTTTTTGAAACCGGCCCTATGGATGGAAACGGATCATGCCCCTGCCTACGGTCTTTGCCCTTTCGGCTCTTGGTCTCGGCTTCGTCCTGGAGTCCCGTGGACGCCTCGCGCCGCGCGTGAAAGCCTTAATTGCCAAGGCTTTAATTAATATTTTCTATCCAAGCCTCATCCTCGCCGCACTGCTTTTAAAGCTGAACGCAGCGGCCCTGGCCTCGCTCTGGGTTCTGCCCTTTCTGATGGCACTCACGCTGCTCCTGGGCCTTGCGCTTGGAATCAGCCTGGAACATCACGTTGGGCTGGAAGACGACAGCCAAAGACGAAGCTTTCGTTTTCTTTCTTTGCTCCCCAATTATTCTTACTTGCCTTTGATGGTGGCGCAAGCCCTTTGGGGTGATGATGGCATAACGATGGTGGCTATTGCGGGAGTTGGCGCGGATCTGATCCTTTGGACTCTCGGCGTGCCGCAAATCATGAAGCAAAGACGCATGGACCTTGCGCGCCTTGTATGGAATCCGCCCCTGCTGGCGCTGCTTTTGGCCTTGATACTTTTGCAGGCACCCTTCGATTCCTGGCGTCCGTCGCTGGAACCCGGACTCCGGTTTTTACGACAGATCGGAAGCGTCACGATTCCCGCCTCGATGCTGCTTCTGGGCGCTCATCTGGCCCGTCGGACTTCAGATCGGCAGCCGCGCAAGGCCCACATCGCCCTGCTCGGCCTGAGGCTGATTCTGATCCCTGCCTGCTTCACGCTTCTGCTCGCTCTATGGCCAGAGCTACTGCCGTCCCTGCCCGCTCGCGTCCTGATCCTGATCACGTCGATGCCCGGCGCTATCATTGCAGTGGTGCTGAGTGAGGTGCATGACGCCAGCCCGGATTTCGCCGCGCGGCATATTCTTTTGGGACATCTCCTCTGGATCGTGACCGGCCCCTTCTGGCTTTGGATCAACGGGCTGCTGGCAGCGCACGCCGGTGTTCCCTAAGGGCAAGCCCCAATAAAAGCAGCACGGGAAGGATCAGTATTCGGGTCAGAGCATGGATATAGCCAAGGGTTCCAACGACCGAGCCCAGGAAAAAGGCAAAAACAAGCAGGATATGAAAGGTGAAACGCCCGACGCCGAGTCTTTCCCAGAAGGCGTCGATGCCGGCTGTGATCGCCCTCTCCCTCAGCAAGGCCTGCTTCGCGCTGTGACAGGCCGCCCCCAATTCAATGCCGATGTCGGTCACCACCCCGGTTATATGCGTCGTCCGAATGATGGTGCCCGAGGTATGCCGCAGCATGGCATTCTGGAGCCCCATGGCATAAGCGAGGATCAGGGTGGTAAGGCTGATCTGATCCAGATTCAACCAGAAGAGCCCACGAAATTCGGTGAGCAAAAGAAAACTCAGGATGCAAAGGGCTTCCA from Oligoflexus sp. includes the following:
- the hemH gene encoding ferrochelatase, with translation MSRIGVLLINLGSPAAPTSSAVATYLREFLIDRRVIDIAAPARYLLVNGVIAPFRSPKSAHAYQKIWTQAGSPLVNYGLELQNKVQALLGANYVVRTAMRYGEPSIPSQIKVLRDADVAEFRVLPLYPQYAAASVASSVEVVMETLCKDFAFPPLKVLPDFYDHPGFIASFAAVAQPRLQALKPDHVLFSYHGLPEKQMTKSVRKPGTCQFNSECCASVRADNRLCYRAQCYATTRALVKAMGLKEGSYSTSFQSRLGRDPWIKPYTDQVFEELRTQGVKRLAVMCPAFVADCLETLEEIGMRGVEDWQKLGGEKLELIPSLNAEDLWCRTVADMVR
- a CDS encoding YoaK family protein, which gives rise to MPNRPLHYKVLRHARLFIKRFHENLELGVLLAFIAGIVNTVGFLQFGAFVSHMSGHASRSAVEYAEGNSSAALVFLLELVFFVAGAFTTAFLLQGHTVTERRVKFTGPVVLEALCILSFLLLTEFRGLFWLNLDQISLTTLILAYAMGLQNAMLRHTSGTIIRTTHITGVVTDIGIELGAACHSAKQALLRERAITAGIDAFWERLGVGRFTFHILLVFAFFLGSVVGTLGYIHALTRILILPVLLLLGLALREHRRALPAAR
- a CDS encoding AEC family transporter, encoding MPLPTVFALSALGLGFVLESRGRLAPRVKALIAKALINIFYPSLILAALLLKLNAAALASLWVLPFLMALTLLLGLALGISLEHHVGLEDDSQRRSFRFLSLLPNYSYLPLMVAQALWGDDGITMVAIAGVGADLILWTLGVPQIMKQRRMDLARLVWNPPLLALLLALILLQAPFDSWRPSLEPGLRFLRQIGSVTIPASMLLLGAHLARRTSDRQPRKAHIALLGLRLILIPACFTLLLALWPELLPSLPARVLILITSMPGAIIAVVLSEVHDASPDFAARHILLGHLLWIVTGPFWLWINGLLAAHAGVP
- a CDS encoding carbohydrate binding family 9 domain-containing protein — encoded protein: MQTALLTLALQLSRWPATTPLTVDGRLDEAFWQSAPAITDFHQVLPEAGTPTAATRVVIAVDERYFYVGAAMLDPPGSARLSNVSRRDHIPASDDTLSLTLDPLGTRALGQVFQVNPDCSTNDGFYKEATLVTDYSADFDFEAACHKTDEGWSVELKIPLEELRFDQNSRKPWNILVQRHFVRDMRYSLANAPLPRDPLCLLCLAPSLDRQEALPPQTFLRVTPYALWRHTDQDTASRGVDIKYRLDSSSYVDATINPDFSQVNLDEPQLSANTRFALSSPENRPFFLEGADILETPLKTMSTRSIVQPSWGMKYTRRLDGQDTMLLTGDDRSANRILIPGPYRSRYQTINARQKYWIGSTQWKNEDTQFGLSYTHRSYDEQGSNQTLGLTALHLFSREDSLRWQAILSRSDDTWNPEPHHESIGSAGFLLFQHKGEVWHSSLELKSLGADFRSDLGFNPRNDYRLGILTQKLHQDLGSTHIVYYLRMTQKTELSQRPMQIQNAPGLTLSGWLGAELTLETRPETQERIREDGALHRYQQHMASLGLYPGSVVTWVQCDLTFGERLDVTDDRVRPGRAESCAVRLALGPRIEWNASFSQEKLLTEDAWNDKDPILVNRVARHLLVFPLTTRFSLRYIRQEERTKRMEAAREHTEIDSLNLSYENTETLTLHAGATHSKGDAATQRDYYLKVSARLP